Proteins co-encoded in one Desulfuromonadales bacterium genomic window:
- a CDS encoding ABC transporter transmembrane domain-containing protein — MSTLRRLLPYLDAYRGALLVGLLWLAATNVLSLLIPWLLKLGVDAVAAGRPGELPLLAGVLMAVALVRGATRILSRRRYLHAARWIEVDLRRDLLARLLAVDARFLDRHRTGDLLSRFTNDLANVRMFAGFGVLTLINTALLYAFTLVMLLRLSPGLTAVALLP; from the coding sequence GTGAGCACCCTGCGCCGCCTGCTCCCCTACCTCGATGCCTACCGCGGCGCCCTCCTGGTCGGGCTCCTCTGGCTGGCAGCGACCAACGTCCTCTCCCTGCTCATCCCCTGGCTGCTCAAGCTGGGCGTTGATGCCGTGGCCGCCGGCCGCCCCGGCGAACTGCCGCTGCTTGCCGGCGTGCTGATGGCCGTGGCCCTGGTGCGCGGCGCGACCCGCATTCTTTCCCGGCGGCGCTACCTGCATGCCGCCCGCTGGATCGAGGTCGATCTGCGCCGCGACCTGCTGGCCCGGCTGCTCGCCGTCGACGCCCGCTTCCTGGACCGGCACCGCACCGGCGACCTCCTCTCGCGTTTCACCAACGACCTGGCCAATGTGCGGATGTTCGCCGGTTTCGGCGTGCTGACGCTGATCAACACCGCCCTGCTCTACGCCTTCACCCTGGTCATGCTGCTGCGGCTCTCGCCGGGATTGACGGCGGTGGCGCTGCTCCCC
- a CDS encoding Gx transporter family protein, whose product MISSAVDPAELERIRRRIFLALFIALAVALHTLEALLPSPAPWFRLGFANILTLTALFLYGGRAAWSVTLARIAVGSLFLGTLFSPGFLLSLSGGVAAVALMTGARALAGRRLGPVGVSVLGAAGHAAGQVLIAWLLLIRHDGIWTLFPFLLLFSLGTGIANGVAADLLLELLRGHPAFAGQAAPPPGEGAA is encoded by the coding sequence ATGATCTCCTCAGCCGTTGATCCTGCCGAACTCGAGCGCATCCGCCGCCGGATCTTTCTCGCCCTCTTCATCGCCCTGGCGGTGGCCCTGCACACCCTCGAGGCGCTGCTGCCGTCCCCCGCGCCCTGGTTCCGCCTCGGCTTCGCCAACATCCTCACCCTCACCGCCCTCTTCCTCTACGGGGGGCGCGCCGCCTGGAGCGTCACCCTGGCGCGGATCGCGGTCGGCTCCCTCTTTCTCGGCACCCTCTTCTCCCCCGGGTTTCTCCTCTCCCTTTCCGGGGGCGTGGCGGCCGTCGCCCTGATGACCGGGGCGCGGGCCCTCGCCGGCCGCCGTCTCGGGCCGGTCGGCGTCTCGGTTCTCGGCGCCGCCGGCCATGCCGCCGGGCAGGTGCTGATCGCCTGGCTGCTGCTGATCCGGCACGACGGCATCTGGACCCTCTTCCCCTTCCTGCTCCTCTTCTCCCTCGGCACCGGCATCGCCAACGGCGTCGCCGCCGACCTGCTGCTCGAGCTGCTGCGCGGCCATCCGGCCTTCGCCGGTCAGGCCGCACCGCCCCCGGGGGAGGGTGCGGCGTGA
- a CDS encoding NusG domain II-containing protein, whose translation MALKAIWRRLTPLDRLVVLILLLGVGAAFFLVGQRPRGAQVVVEQEGRVVFTAPLRDDRTVALPGPHGETVVAIRQGRACIAAASCPNKVCMGMGEVSRRGELIACVPNALLLHIEGDAGDEAKDYDLLSR comes from the coding sequence GTGGCGCTGAAGGCGATCTGGCGGCGGCTGACCCCCCTCGACCGGCTGGTGGTCCTGATCCTGCTGCTGGGCGTCGGCGCCGCCTTCTTTCTGGTCGGCCAGCGGCCGCGGGGCGCGCAGGTGGTGGTGGAGCAGGAGGGGCGGGTCGTCTTCACCGCGCCGCTCCGGGACGACCGCACCGTTGCCCTCCCCGGCCCGCACGGGGAGACGGTCGTGGCGATCCGCCAGGGCCGGGCCTGCATTGCCGCCGCCTCCTGCCCGAACAAGGTCTGCATGGGGATGGGAGAGGTCTCCCGCCGGGGGGAACTGATCGCCTGCGTCCCCAATGCGCTGCTGCTGCATATCGAGGGGGATGCCGGCGACGAAGCGAAGGACTATGATCTCCTCAGCCGTTGA
- a CDS encoding FAD:protein FMN transferase, which translates to MSLTRPLVILLLLALLGFLALQRCAGERPQQLSRSRILMGTVVEISAFGADPGRLEAAVADAFAEMARIEALMRPAGEGSDVARLSAAEQGAEVAPETAEVIALGLQVAAESGGAFDMGMGRLKELWGIETEAPRVPTPAEIRQALAGTGLRDLRLDGRRVEKAQPTLAVDLGAIAKGYAVDRAVELLRRAGIESAAVNAGGNIRLIGDHGGRPWRIAVQHPRDAAGQLALLALADTSVSTSGDYERFFERDGVRYHHIFDPRTGYPAGRCRSVTVVTPSAALADALSTAAFVLGPEEGLALLRRFPATEGLIVAADGTPHVTPGLEARLTWR; encoded by the coding sequence TTGTCCCTCACCCGCCCGCTGGTCATCCTCCTGCTCCTTGCCCTGCTCGGTTTCCTGGCGCTGCAGCGCTGCGCCGGGGAACGGCCGCAGCAGCTCAGCCGCAGCCGCATCCTGATGGGGACGGTGGTGGAGATCTCCGCCTTCGGCGCCGACCCGGGCCGGCTGGAAGCGGCGGTGGCCGACGCCTTTGCGGAGATGGCCAGAATCGAGGCCCTGATGCGGCCGGCGGGGGAGGGGAGCGACGTCGCCCGCCTGAGCGCTGCGGAGCAAGGGGCCGAGGTTGCTCCGGAGACGGCCGAAGTCATCGCCCTCGGGCTGCAGGTCGCCGCCGAAAGCGGCGGCGCTTTCGACATGGGGATGGGACGGCTCAAGGAACTCTGGGGGATCGAGACGGAAGCCCCGCGGGTGCCGACTCCCGCGGAGATCCGCCAGGCCCTCGCCGGCACCGGCCTGCGCGACCTGCGTCTCGACGGCCGCCGGGTCGAGAAGGCGCAGCCGACCCTGGCCGTCGATCTCGGCGCCATCGCCAAGGGGTATGCCGTCGACCGGGCCGTCGAACTGCTGCGCCGGGCCGGGATCGAGAGCGCGGCGGTCAACGCCGGCGGCAACATCCGGCTGATCGGCGACCACGGGGGCCGCCCCTGGCGCATCGCCGTGCAGCACCCCCGGGATGCCGCCGGGCAGCTGGCGCTGCTGGCGCTGGCCGACACCTCCGTGTCGACCTCGGGCGATTACGAGCGGTTCTTCGAGCGGGACGGCGTCCGCTACCACCACATCTTCGATCCGCGCACCGGCTACCCGGCCGGCCGCTGCCGGAGCGTGACGGTGGTGACGCCGAGCGCCGCCCTCGCCGATGCCCTGTCCACCGCCGCCTTCGTCCTCGGCCCGGAAGAGGGGCTCGCCCTGCTGCGGCGCTTCCCGGCGACGGAGGGACTGATCGTCGCCGCCGACGGTACGCCGCACGTGACGCCGGGGCTGGAGGCGAGGCTGACGTGGCGCTGA
- the rimO gene encoding 30S ribosomal protein S12 methylthiotransferase RimO, with protein sequence MKQKVSLVSLGCPKNLVDAEVMLGHLPADRFEIVTDEAQADIIIVNTCSFIKEAKEESVETILEVADHKKSGRCRLLVVTGCLPQRYQEELAKELPEVDLFMGTGDAPRIVELLDARSRGKETLQSVGLPEYLYDHTTPRVQSSPFYSTYVKIAEGCVNHCSYCIIPQLRGTLRSRSVASVVEEVRRLVGAGVKEVNLIAQDVTAYGADRDDGARLEELLRELVRIEGLQWLRLLYAYPDGISDELLDLMAAEEKICNYLDVPLQHVDDTILAMMNRRVDQAAIRELLARIRRRVPDITLRTSFIVGFPGETEEQFGALLDFVNEGHFERVGVFRYSREEGTAAATLESQIPERTKKSRYQKLMKAQSRVSFRKNRALVGNVEPVLVEGFSEETELLLRGRSVRQAPDVDGLVYITSGQADIGAIVPLRITDSSEYDLIGEIVEE encoded by the coding sequence ATGAAACAGAAAGTGAGTCTGGTCAGCCTCGGCTGTCCGAAAAACCTGGTCGATGCCGAGGTCATGCTGGGGCATCTGCCCGCCGACCGGTTCGAGATCGTCACCGACGAGGCCCAGGCCGACATCATCATCGTCAACACCTGCTCCTTCATCAAGGAGGCGAAGGAGGAGTCGGTGGAGACCATCCTCGAGGTGGCCGACCACAAGAAGAGCGGCCGCTGCCGCCTGCTGGTGGTGACCGGTTGCCTCCCCCAGCGCTACCAGGAGGAACTGGCCAAGGAGCTGCCGGAGGTCGATCTCTTCATGGGGACGGGGGATGCGCCGCGCATCGTCGAGCTGCTCGATGCCCGCAGCCGCGGCAAGGAGACGCTGCAGTCGGTCGGCCTGCCCGAATACCTCTACGACCACACGACGCCGCGCGTCCAGTCCTCGCCGTTCTACTCGACCTACGTCAAGATCGCCGAGGGGTGCGTCAACCACTGCTCCTACTGCATCATTCCGCAGCTGCGCGGCACTCTTCGGTCCCGTTCCGTCGCCTCGGTCGTCGAGGAGGTGCGGCGGCTGGTCGGCGCCGGGGTCAAGGAAGTGAACCTGATCGCCCAGGATGTCACCGCCTACGGCGCCGACCGCGATGACGGCGCCCGCCTGGAGGAGCTGCTGCGTGAGCTGGTCAGGATCGAGGGTCTGCAGTGGCTGCGCCTGCTCTATGCCTATCCCGACGGCATCAGCGACGAGCTGCTCGACCTGATGGCCGCCGAGGAGAAGATCTGCAACTACCTCGACGTTCCCCTGCAGCACGTCGACGACACCATCCTCGCCATGATGAACCGCCGCGTCGACCAGGCCGCCATCCGCGAACTGCTGGCACGGATCCGCCGGCGGGTGCCCGACATCACCCTGCGCACCTCCTTTATCGTCGGCTTCCCCGGCGAGACCGAGGAGCAGTTTGGCGCCCTGCTCGACTTCGTCAACGAGGGGCATTTCGAACGGGTCGGGGTTTTCCGCTACTCGCGGGAGGAGGGGACGGCTGCCGCCACCCTCGAAAGCCAGATTCCGGAGCGCACCAAGAAGAGTCGCTACCAAAAGCTGATGAAGGCGCAGAGCCGGGTCTCCTTCCGCAAGAACCGGGCCCTCGTCGGCAACGTCGAGCCGGTGCTGGTGGAAGGCTTCAGCGAGGAGACCGAGCTGCTGCTGCGCGGCCGCAGCGTCCGCCAGGCGCCCGACGTCGACGGCCTGGTCTACATCACCAGCGGCCAGGCCGATATCGGCGCCATCGTCCCTTTGCGCATCACCGATTCCTCCGAGTACGATCTGATCGGCGAAATCGTCGAGGAATAG
- a CDS encoding YajQ family cyclic di-GMP-binding protein: MPSFDIVSKVDMQEVDNAVNQTRKEIEQRYDFKGTHNEIALEKDAINILAADDYKLQAVVDILKGKLVKRGVSAKCLDFAKKEPASGGAVRQKVGIVQGISKEKGKEIIALIKETKLKVQPQIMEDQVRVTGKQIDDLQEAIQFLKGKDVGIELQFINFRQ, translated from the coding sequence ATGCCGAGTTTCGACATCGTTTCCAAGGTCGACATGCAGGAGGTCGACAACGCCGTCAACCAGACCCGCAAGGAGATCGAGCAGCGCTACGACTTCAAGGGGACGCACAACGAGATCGCCCTGGAGAAGGACGCCATCAACATCCTGGCGGCCGACGACTACAAGCTGCAGGCGGTGGTCGACATCCTCAAGGGGAAGCTGGTCAAACGCGGCGTTTCGGCCAAATGCCTCGATTTCGCCAAGAAGGAGCCGGCCTCCGGCGGTGCGGTGCGGCAGAAGGTCGGCATCGTCCAGGGCATCTCCAAGGAGAAGGGGAAGGAGATCATCGCCCTGATCAAGGAGACCAAGCTCAAGGTGCAGCCGCAGATCATGGAAGACCAGGTGCGGGTGACGGGAAAACAGATCGACGATCTGCAGGAGGCCATCCAGTTCCTCAAGGGGAAGGATGTGGGGATCGAGCTGCAATTCATCAACTTCCGCCAATAA